AAATCGCCGTCGTCGGATCGGGATATGTCGGCCTGGTCGCTGCAGTCTGCTTCGCTGAGATGGGGCACGATGTCATCTGCGTCGATAACGACGAGCGCAAGGTTGCGGCGTTGCAGGGAGGGGACACCCTCATCCACGAGACCTTCCTTCCCGAGCTTCTGAATCGCTATCGCAACGCCAAGGTTCGTTTTATGACGGATCTGGCCGAGGCGACCCGCGAGTGCGAGGCGATCTTCATCGCGGTCGGAACGCCTCAATCCGAGACCGGCGATGCCGATCTCTCGTATGTAGAGGCTGTAGCCTGCGAGATCGCACGCTCGCTCACCAGCTATAAGGTCATCGTCGAGAAGTCCACCGTGCCGGTGTATACCAACGAGTGGATTCGCCGGGCCATCGAGCGCAATGGCGTAGCGCGTGAGATGTTCGACGTCGTTTCGAACCCCGAGTTTCTGCGCGAGGGAACGGCAGTCTCCGACTTCCTGCACCCGGATCGCATCGTCGTGGGCGCCGACAGCGAGCGCGCCGCAGCCGTACTGGCCGAGATCTACGCCCCGCTGACCGGTGGCGAGTACTATACCCGGCCCGACCACATCACCGGCATCTGCAACCAGAACGAGCCGCCCGTGCTGCTCAACACCTCCACCAAGAGCGCCGAGATCATCAAGCACGCCTCAAACGCCTTCCTTGCGATGAAGATCTCCTTTATCAACGCGGTCTCGAACCTGTGCGAGGCGACCGACGCTAACGTCGAGCAGGTGGCGCGCGGCATGGGGCTGGACTCCCGCATCGGGCCCAAGTTCCTGCGCCCCGGCATCGGGTATGGCGGCTCCTGCTTCCCGAAGGACGTAGCGGCCTTCCGCTCGGTCGCCGAGCAGATGGGCATCGACTTCGGCCTGCTGACCGAGGTGGAGAAGATCAACGTTCAGCAGAAGAAGCGCTTCCTCTCCAAGGTGCGCTCGGCTCTCTGGACGCTGCGCGGCAAGCGCATCGCGGTGCTGGGCCTGGCCTTCAAGGGGGAGACGGACGACATCCGCGAGTCTCCGGCGATCGACCTGGTCGGCATGTTGCTGGGCGAGGGCTGCTCGGTCGTGGCCTACGATCCCGCCGCCATGAAGCGTACCGAGGAGAAGCTCCCCGCCAGCTCGCAACTGCGCTACGCCACCGATGCGTACACCGCGGCGCACGATGCTGACGCTCTGCTGATCCTGACTGACTGGGATGAGTTTGCGACCCTCGACCTGGATCGGCTCTACACGACGCTGCGCTACCCGATCGTCCTCGACGGGCGCAATCTCTATGACCCGCAGGTGATGCTGCGGCATGGCTTTACGTACGTTAGCGTCGGGCGTCCCTCGACCTTCCCGGTGCGGGAGTATGCGGGTAGCTCAGTACTCTGAGGCCTGCCAGGCAGGCTCAGTAAACAGGAAATATGCCTGGCCAGGGATCCATATAAGACCCTGGCCGGGGAGAAGGTGAGCCCGTGGCTCGCTGGCGCAATCGCGAGGCCACGGAAGAAGGAGTGGCATTGGGAAAGCGCACAGTACTCATCACAGGGGCAGCCGGATTCCTTGGCTCGCATCTCTGTGACTACGTCCTCGGCGAGGGCGACAGCGTCATCGGCGTGGACAACCTCTCGACCGGGAGCCTGGCTAACGTGGCTCATCTGGCCAACGAGAGCCGCTTCCAGTTGATCGAAAAGGATATCTGTCAGCCCTTCGACGTGGGCCGGGTAGACTTCGTCTTCAACTTTGCCTCGCCCGCCAGCCCGGTGGACTACTCCCGGCTGGGCATCGAGACGTTGCTGGTCGGCTCGGCGGGCACCATCAACACGCTTGAGATCGCCCACAGGTACGACGCGAGCTTCCTCCACGCCTCCACCTCCGAGTGCTACGGCGACCCCGAGGTACATCCTCAGGTCGAGACCTACTGGGGCAACGTCAACCCTGTCGGCCCGCGCTCGGTCTACGACGAGGCCAAGCGCTTCTCCGAGGCGGCGGTTACGGCCTATCACCGCTATCACGGCGTCGATACCCGCCTGGTCCGGATCTTCAACACCTACGGCCCGCGCCTGCAGAGCAGCGACGGCCGCGTCATCTCGAACCTGATGACCCAGGCTCTGCGCGGCGAGCCGCTCACCATCTACGGCGACGGCCTGCAGACGCGCAGCTTCTGCTACGTCTCTGACCTCATCGAGGGCATCATGCGGCTCTCGAAGGTGACCGAGCACACGCCGGTCAACATCGGTAATCCGATTGAATGGAATATGTTCGAGTGCGCCAGCGAGGTGCTTGCGGTGACCGGGGCAAAGGTTGAGTTGATCTTCAAGCCTCTCCCGCAGGACGATCCCACGCGCCGCCGTCCCGACATTACCAAGGCGAAGGCGCTGCTCGGATGGGAGCCGCAGGTGAACCTCCGCTCCGGCCTGGAGCGCTCGTTGGAGTACTTCAAGGCTTGCGTAAGTGCAGAGGCCGCGCCCCACAGCTAGACATCTGTTCTGCTGCTATAGCGACAAAGCCAGACCCTTGGGTCTGGCTTTGTCGTCTCCCCCAAAACTTACTTACCCGGCAGGACATGCAGCTTGGGGAAGTAGGTCACCTGGAACGCCCCAATCGAGTCGTTCTGCGCTCCGGGCAGATAAATCGGCGCCTTCCAGCGCTCGAACTGGTACCAGCCGTTCAGCTCCAGATCGTGCCCGAGCCGCTTGGTGACAGTGACCTTGAACGAGTTCTGCGTGGTGCCGCCGGGGATAAAGTCCTTCGCGGTCTTCTTGTTCAGGTACTCCAGCTGAACCGACTCGTTGCCGGAGAGGTGGTAGGTGAGAAACACCTGGCCTCCCTTGGCCTCGCGGCCGATCCAATCTCCCATCAGGAAGCCCTGGTTCGTGTACCCCTGGCGCTGGACCGTCTCGAAGTAGTTGCCGCCGCCGTGGATGCTGGCCAGCGTGGGGTAGTCGGTGTAGACCGCCTCGGCGCGCAGGTCGAGCTTGGGCAGATAGGGAACCTGCGACAGGTACAGCCCCGAGAGGATGCCCGCCCGGCGCGGCGCGCTGATCGGACTTACGTCGTCGTGCGCCGTCGCATCGGCGTAGAGCGTCAGGCGGTCGCGGACGAAGGGAAGCCGGTAGGAGAAGCTGAAGTCGCTGAACCGGGCACCGGGGTCGTTCCGCCCGAACTTCTCCGACTGGTTTGTATCGCTGGTGTCGAAGAAGCCCTTGAGGAAGTTGTGCAGGGTCACGGGCGTATGTCCCGCGCCGCCGAAGATGATCGTACGCTGGAAGGTAAACTCGAAGTTCTTCGTCGGGCGGAACGAGAACATCTCCGAGTGGGCGTACGGGTTGTTGGGGTAGGTATGGCCCTTCAGGCTGCCGTAGAAGAAGTCGTAGCGCAGCGGTCCCAGCAGCGCGGAGATATAAGGAATATGCAGCGGCTCCACGCGGTTGATGCGGAACGAGTACATGTTCTCGGCGTTGTTGGTCCAGGCCATCGCGCCGCCGAGCCCCGGCCCCTCCCAGGCGTCGGACTTGCCGCCCGAGATCTCGTGTCCCAGCAGGTGGAAGGAGAGCGTCGCCTCGACCAGCCGGAAGGGATTGGCCGCGTCGATCGGGCCGGTAGGGATGGTCGCCTGGTTGAGGTTGAACCCGGAGTAGGGGATCTGATCGATGGTGGAGAGCTGGCTGCTGAGGGCCTGCGAGTAGCCGGGCGCGCCGGGGGCGTGCTCGTACTCGCCGCGCACGTAGAGCGAGAAGCGGCCGTGCTCGGAGATCGTCGACGCGCCCAGGATGTTGTTGAAGCCCGTCTGGTAGGGCCGTCCGTAGTCGTTCACGATGGACTGGCCCAGGTGCCAGCTATCGCGCAGCGTGGTGCCGCCGATGCCCATCACCCGGTCGTAGGCCGACTCCATGCCGTAGACGGTGCCGCGCGAGCCGCTCGCCGGAGTTTCGGCCGCAAGCTCATCCAGCAGCTTGGCCAGGATCTCCTGGGCCTCTCCGTTGTTGCCGTTCACGATGGCGTCCTGCGACTGCTCGAGCATGTGCAGCAGGCTCAACCGCGTCCAGGGCCGCATCGAGAGAAACGTGGTGTCGATGTAGCCCATCGAGTAGAGCCGCAGCACCTTGGGGTAGATCCAGCTATCGACTGGGATGTAGACCGAGCTGTCATGGCTCTGGCGGTGGCCCTCGGGGAACTTTCCGCTGTGGTAATAGTCCTGATACCAGGGCGCGCCATAAGGCGGCCACGCGGAGTAGGGGTTGCCGTGCAACGGCGCGACTGCCGGAGGAGGTGCCGGAGTGGGCACTGGAGCGGCGCTTCCCGGCGCTTTTTCCTTATTGACATCAGGATTGTAGGCCGGACGCGTCCCAACCTGGTCGACGGATTGGGGAGTTGGTGTGGGCACGAAGACCGGAGTCGTGGAGTCGGTTCCGGGAACGGGTGCCGCAGGCGCCTGCGGCGCCACTGACTGGGCGACCGCGGCAGGCAGCGAGCCCATGCACAGGCCGACCAGCAGAATGACTTTTCCTCTATGCACGCATACCTCTTGGATCGGGATCGGTCGATCCAAACGGATACGGACCGGTCGAACCCCTCCAGTGTAACCCGTGCATTTACTGCTTCGCCAAAGCCGCCTCGAGCCTGCTCTGGCAGCGCGGTTCCACCTTGGCCAGCCACGCCGGAGTAGCCGCCTGTTTGGCGATCAACTGCTCTCCCAACAACTGAATCGGATCGGCGGCTTTCTTTGCCTTGCCCGCGGCAATGAAGGGAACACCCGCGATCAGAGCGGGTTTGCTGTCGGCCCTGGCGCGCACGATGGATTCCTGCGCCACCCGGTAGATCGCCACCGCATCGCTGGCATCGACGGGAATGCCGGGCACGCCGCAGCGGCTCGCCAGCCGCGCCAGCCCGCTGGTGCCGTTCTTCTCCGGCAGCACCACGAAGATGATCGGAGCCTCGGCCTCCGCCGCTGCGCGCAGCACCCGCTTCCACTCGGCATCCTTCAACTCGCGCTCGCCGACGTAGGCCATCAGAACACCCTTCTCCCCCGAGGCGCGCAGGCCCATCGCCGCTCCAATCGAGGTCCACATCCGCTTGACGGGCGAGAAAGAGCCGCCCAGCCTGCCCTCGCCGCTCTCTCCGCGCAGCGTCGCCGCCAGCACCTTGGCCTGCGCGCGCGCGGCATCCCTTACGTAGCCCGGCAGCGGCCCCACGCCCGCGTCGCTGGTCAGGTCGCCCTCGTGCAGGTCGATCGCGGTCGCCACCCAGCAGGCCTCAAGCCCCGGCGCGAAGCCGGTGTGCTGCCGCCGCATCTGACGGCTCAGAACCCGAGCCTCCACCATCACCGTGTACATCTCCCGCAGCCGCACGTTGCGGATCAGCGGGTTCTCAAACGGCTTCGCAGCCATCGTCTCTCCCCAAATAGTCAGTGAACCAGCACCCAAAGAAAAAGCCACCGCAGCCTGCGCCACGGTGGCTTTGATTCTATTGCCTTAAGCCCGGAACGGATCGCCAATCTCGGAGTTCACTCCAAGTTCCGCCATCGCCGCCTGAGCCTTGCCCGCGTCGTAGGCTCCATCACGTGCCAGCTTCGAGAGCGTCGCCGCCACAATCGACGGAGCATCCACCTCAAAGTGCCGCCGCAGGTGCTCGCGGTTATCCGAGCGGCCAAAGCCGTCCGTACCCAGCGTCACCAGCCGCGACTGCAACCAGGGCGAAAGCGAGTCCGGAATAGTCTTCATGTAGTCGCTGGCTGCGATGATCGGTCCCTTCGCGCCTTCGAGCACGGTCTCGAGATAGCTCTTGCGCGCGGTCTCAGCCGGATGCAGACGGTTCCAACGCTCCACCGCCAGCGCATCGCGCCGCACCTCGACGTAGCTCGGCACGCTCCAGACATCGGCCTGGACACCGTACTTCTCGGCCAGAATCTCCTGCGCCTTCAGCACCTCGTTCAGGATGGGGCCGGAGCCGAAGAGCTGCACCGTCGCCTCGGACGCCGCCGCCTTGAACTTGTACAGACCCTTCAGGATGCCCTCGCGGCAGCCCTCGGGCATTGCCGGCATGGCGTAGTCCTCGTTATACATCGTCACGTAGTAGAAGCAGTCCTCGCCGTCCTCATACATGCGCTTGATGCCGTCCTGCAACACCACCGCCAGCTCATATACGTAGGCGGGGTCGTAGGTCAGGCACGTCGGGATGGTGCTTGAGAGCACGATGCTGTGTCCATCTTGGTGCTGCAAGCCCTCACCGAGCATGGTCGTGCGGCCAGCGGTGCCGCCCATCAGGAAGCCCTTGCCGCGCGAGTCCGCAAACGCCCATGCCATGTCGCCAATGCGCTGGAAGCCGAACATTGAGTAGTACATGTAGAAGGGAATCATCGGCACCGCGTAGTTGGAGTACGACGTTCCGGCGGCCGTGAACGAGGCCATCGAACCCGCTTCGGTGATGCCCTCCTCCAGAATCTGCCCGTCCTTCTTCTCCGAGTAGCGCAGCAGCATGTCGGCGTCGTGCGGCGTGTACTTCTGCCCATCGGGAGCGTAGATACCCACGGCCTTCATCACCGACTCGAAGCCGAAGGTGCGGCCCTCGTCGGGCACAATCGGTACAACCAGCTTGCCCACCGTGGGGTTCTTCAACAGACCGTTCAGCAGGTTCACGAAGCCCATCGTGGTCGAGACGGCGCGGCCCTTCGAGCCACCCAGCCAGTCCTTGTAGAAGTCCAGCTCCGGAGCCTTGAAGTCGAGCTTCGGCACCACGCGCTGCGGCAGGTATCCGCCCAGCTCCGCACGCCGCGCCTGCATGTAGACGATCTCCGGCGAGTCCTGCGCCGGACGG
This is a stretch of genomic DNA from Granulicella sp. WH15. It encodes these proteins:
- a CDS encoding UDP-glucuronic acid decarboxylase family protein, with the translated sequence MGKRTVLITGAAGFLGSHLCDYVLGEGDSVIGVDNLSTGSLANVAHLANESRFQLIEKDICQPFDVGRVDFVFNFASPASPVDYSRLGIETLLVGSAGTINTLEIAHRYDASFLHASTSECYGDPEVHPQVETYWGNVNPVGPRSVYDEAKRFSEAAVTAYHRYHGVDTRLVRIFNTYGPRLQSSDGRVISNLMTQALRGEPLTIYGDGLQTRSFCYVSDLIEGIMRLSKVTEHTPVNIGNPIEWNMFECASEVLAVTGAKVELIFKPLPQDDPTRRRPDITKAKALLGWEPQVNLRSGLERSLEYFKACVSAEAAPHS
- a CDS encoding capsule assembly Wzi family protein, with translation MHRGKVILLVGLCMGSLPAAVAQSVAPQAPAAPVPGTDSTTPVFVPTPTPQSVDQVGTRPAYNPDVNKEKAPGSAAPVPTPAPPPAVAPLHGNPYSAWPPYGAPWYQDYYHSGKFPEGHRQSHDSSVYIPVDSWIYPKVLRLYSMGYIDTTFLSMRPWTRLSLLHMLEQSQDAIVNGNNGEAQEILAKLLDELAAETPASGSRGTVYGMESAYDRVMGIGGTTLRDSWHLGQSIVNDYGRPYQTGFNNILGASTISEHGRFSLYVRGEYEHAPGAPGYSQALSSQLSTIDQIPYSGFNLNQATIPTGPIDAANPFRLVEATLSFHLLGHEISGGKSDAWEGPGLGGAMAWTNNAENMYSFRINRVEPLHIPYISALLGPLRYDFFYGSLKGHTYPNNPYAHSEMFSFRPTKNFEFTFQRTIIFGGAGHTPVTLHNFLKGFFDTSDTNQSEKFGRNDPGARFSDFSFSYRLPFVRDRLTLYADATAHDDVSPISAPRRAGILSGLYLSQVPYLPKLDLRAEAVYTDYPTLASIHGGGNYFETVQRQGYTNQGFLMGDWIGREAKGGQVFLTYHLSGNESVQLEYLNKKTAKDFIPGGTTQNSFKVTVTKRLGHDLELNGWYQFERWKAPIYLPGAQNDSIGAFQVTYFPKLHVLPGK
- a CDS encoding UDP-glucose/GDP-mannose dehydrogenase family protein, translating into MSKKIQIAVVGSGYVGLVAAVCFAEMGHDVICVDNDERKVAALQGGDTLIHETFLPELLNRYRNAKVRFMTDLAEATRECEAIFIAVGTPQSETGDADLSYVEAVACEIARSLTSYKVIVEKSTVPVYTNEWIRRAIERNGVAREMFDVVSNPEFLREGTAVSDFLHPDRIVVGADSERAAAVLAEIYAPLTGGEYYTRPDHITGICNQNEPPVLLNTSTKSAEIIKHASNAFLAMKISFINAVSNLCEATDANVEQVARGMGLDSRIGPKFLRPGIGYGGSCFPKDVAAFRSVAEQMGIDFGLLTEVEKINVQQKKRFLSKVRSALWTLRGKRIAVLGLAFKGETDDIRESPAIDLVGMLLGEGCSVVAYDPAAMKRTEEKLPASSQLRYATDAYTAAHDADALLILTDWDEFATLDLDRLYTTLRYPIVLDGRNLYDPQVMLRHGFTYVSVGRPSTFPVREYAGSSVL
- a CDS encoding thiamine pyrophosphate-dependent enzyme, encoding MAAKPFENPLIRNVRLREMYTVMVEARVLSRQMRRQHTGFAPGLEACWVATAIDLHEGDLTSDAGVGPLPGYVRDAARAQAKVLAATLRGESGEGRLGGSFSPVKRMWTSIGAAMGLRASGEKGVLMAYVGERELKDAEWKRVLRAAAEAEAPIIFVVLPEKNGTSGLARLASRCGVPGIPVDASDAVAIYRVAQESIVRARADSKPALIAGVPFIAAGKAKKAADPIQLLGEQLIAKQAATPAWLAKVEPRCQSRLEAALAKQ
- the aceE gene encoding pyruvate dehydrogenase (acetyl-transferring), homodimeric type; the encoded protein is MTTKLDVAAQQDFTAEVAEWIEAFDEVVANDWEHGAELISALRQRAGEAGVPVATEMTTPYRNTIPKHDEVPYPGDRALETRVESLIRWNAMAMVHKQNKYDAGIGGHISTYSSLATLLEVGFNHFFRASYGNQPGDFVYFQGHSSPGVYARSFLEGRFDESRLKNFRHELRGEPGLSSYPHPWLMKDYWSFPTVSMGIGPLNAIYQARFMRYLENRKLIEKTDRKIWAFIGDGETDEVDTLGAISLGTREKLDNLIFVVNCNLQRLDGPVRGNKRIIDELEGVFRGAGWNVIKVIWGGDWDELFARDHTGLLLRRMEECVDGDYQTYKAKDGAYLRKEFFGKYPELLELVKDYTDAQLELLHRGGHDPQKVYNAYKRATEHKGGPTVILAKTVKGFGLGTAQSRNATHSEKKLADDALAAFVKRFDIPVPEHAAKDGEFYRPAQDSPEIVYMQARRAELGGYLPQRVVPKLDFKAPELDFYKDWLGGSKGRAVSTTMGFVNLLNGLLKNPTVGKLVVPIVPDEGRTFGFESVMKAVGIYAPDGQKYTPHDADMLLRYSEKKDGQILEEGITEAGSMASFTAAGTSYSNYAVPMIPFYMYYSMFGFQRIGDMAWAFADSRGKGFLMGGTAGRTTMLGEGLQHQDGHSIVLSSTIPTCLTYDPAYVYELAVVLQDGIKRMYEDGEDCFYYVTMYNEDYAMPAMPEGCREGILKGLYKFKAAASEATVQLFGSGPILNEVLKAQEILAEKYGVQADVWSVPSYVEVRRDALAVERWNRLHPAETARKSYLETVLEGAKGPIIAASDYMKTIPDSLSPWLQSRLVTLGTDGFGRSDNREHLRRHFEVDAPSIVAATLSKLARDGAYDAGKAQAAMAELGVNSEIGDPFRA